The following coding sequences lie in one Moritella viscosa genomic window:
- a CDS encoding putative metalloprotease, with protein sequence MNTTLDLQIATEDEQQLPTEAQLTTWLNAVVKRFQDSAEVTIRIVDNEESQQLNNDYRGKNKPTNVLSFPFEVPEGIELDLLGDLIICKQVVEHEAQEQQKPLTAHWAHMVIHGTLHLLGYDHIIDEEAEEMEGLETEIMLELEFEDPYITEK encoded by the coding sequence ATGAATACCACGTTAGATTTACAAATTGCGACTGAAGATGAACAGCAATTACCAACCGAAGCACAATTAACAACTTGGCTCAATGCAGTCGTTAAACGTTTTCAAGATAGTGCTGAAGTAACTATTCGTATTGTTGATAACGAAGAAAGCCAACAATTGAATAATGATTACCGTGGCAAAAATAAGCCAACCAACGTACTTTCGTTTCCATTCGAAGTACCTGAAGGCATTGAATTAGACCTGCTTGGAGATTTAATTATCTGCAAACAAGTTGTTGAACACGAAGCACAAGAGCAACAAAAACCCCTGACCGCACATTGGGCGCATATGGTTATTCATGGTACTTTACATTTACTCGGCTATGATCATATTATCGATGAAGAAGCCGAAGAGATGGAAGGTCTTGAAACCGAAATCATGCTAGAGCTAGAATTTGAAGACCCCTATATTACTGAAAAGTAA
- a CDS encoding hemolysin, protein MNGDKPHSTNGSSKKGFFDKFSQLFQGEPKNREELVEVIQDAENRELIDQDTKDMIEGVLEVSGLKVRDIMIPRSQIITIDKSQRVEEFLPIMIDSAHSRFPVVNEDKDHIEGILLAKDLLKFVFTGAPDSLELSSIMRPAVVVPESKRVDKLLKEFRSERYHMAVVVDEFGGVSGLVTIEDILEEIVGEIEDEFDEDESAQEDIRRINKSVFSVQALTPVDDFNDYFASNFSDDEVDTIGGMIAHAFGHLPEQGEIITVDDFQFKVISADRRRIIQLQVKVPEAQQNRLAESA, encoded by the coding sequence ATGAACGGCGACAAACCTCACTCGACAAACGGTTCATCAAAAAAAGGTTTTTTTGATAAATTTTCTCAATTATTCCAAGGTGAGCCGAAAAACAGAGAAGAGCTTGTAGAAGTTATTCAAGATGCAGAAAATCGCGAACTGATCGATCAAGACACAAAAGATATGATTGAAGGTGTGCTCGAAGTCTCAGGACTTAAAGTACGCGATATCATGATCCCACGGTCACAGATAATTACTATCGATAAGAGCCAGAGAGTAGAAGAATTTTTACCTATCATGATTGACTCTGCGCACTCGCGCTTCCCAGTCGTCAATGAAGATAAAGATCATATCGAAGGGATCTTATTAGCCAAAGATCTGCTCAAATTTGTGTTCACTGGCGCGCCAGATAGCCTTGAGCTATCTTCTATTATGCGCCCAGCAGTTGTTGTACCAGAAAGTAAACGTGTTGATAAACTCCTTAAAGAGTTTCGTTCTGAACGCTATCATATGGCCGTTGTGGTTGATGAATTTGGCGGTGTCTCAGGTCTTGTAACCATTGAAGATATTCTTGAAGAAATCGTTGGTGAAATTGAAGACGAATTCGATGAAGATGAATCCGCACAAGAAGATATTCGTCGTATTAATAAAAGCGTATTTTCAGTGCAAGCATTAACACCAGTTGATGACTTTAATGACTACTTCGCATCAAACTTTAGCGATGATGAAGTTGATACCATTGGTGGTATGATTGCCCATGCATTCGGTCATTTACCAGAGCAGGGTGAGATCATTACAGTTGACGACTTCCAATTTAAAGTCATTTCTGCTGACCGCCGTCGTATCATCCAATTACAAGTGAAGGTACCAGAAGCACAACAGAATCGCTTAGCTGAATCAGCTTAA